One Gammaproteobacteria bacterium genomic window, GCTTTGTTGAAAGGTTGCTTTGAGACCGGGCTTGAATATAAAGATTATTAATAATGCGGCGGCGCCAAAGAGTAATACTTGCCAGATGTTTGTGCCAGAACCTTCGATCATAAACGTTACCCCAAGTGATTATTTGAATATTGTATGCCAATATAGTCAAAACGTAACTACTCACCCACCTTGACGCAGACCCAGTGTCCATTATTTCGGCTAAAAGACTGCCGGAATGACGAATAGCTACTTTTATTCGGGTCAGGACACTACACTAGTCAAACTATATAAAAGCGTGATGTTTGATTGCGTACAGGGGATTTATGATTTTGCAGCCAAAAAATAATGATGCGCCCAGAAAACAAGAGAACAGTTAAGATGACGCTAGCAAGCACCTCCTTTTTTCGGTTTATTTATACGGCATTAGTGCTGTTAAGCTTTGTGCTGCCATTTTCATTGTATGCCGATGAGTTGCCAGAATTTGATGATGCTGAATTCGCCGACGATGATTTCTCTGACGAAGCCGTGTTGGCAGAAGAGGCAGAGTTCGATATTGAAGAGTTAATAGTCTGGGATCCACTTGAACCTGTTAATCGCGGGATTTTTTGGTTTAACGATAAAGCTTATCGTTATGTGATTAAGCCAGTTGCCAGAGGTCTGCGTGTTGTACCAAAGCCGGTTAGAAAGTCAGGTTCAAACTTTTTTTCAAATTTATTGACACCGATGCGCGTTATTAATGCCTTATTACAGCTCAAACTTAAACAAGCAGGCACCGAGCTGGCGCGCTTTGGTGTTAATACGACTATTGGTATTGTGGGTTTGTTCGACCCGGCGGACAAGCATTTCAATATCAAGAAACACTCGGAAGACTTTGGCCAGACCCTGGGCACTTATGGTCTTGGTCATGGGCTATATATTGTTATTCCATTATTAGGTCCTAGCAGTGCCAGAGATGGCATCGGTCTATTAGGTGATGCAGCGGTTGATCCTGTCTATCGCATTTTTAACAACCAGGATGCGTTGGCAGTTAAAGTATTTGATAGCGTTAATAATTTGTCTCTGGATAATGATACCTATGAAACCTTAACTGACGACTCTATTGATCCCTACGCGACGATTCGTGATGCCTATCTGCAATCACGAAAAAACAGTGTTGCTGAATAATTGACCAGAGCCGATTGACGTTTCACCAATACATAATAACCGGTAAATCATGACGGGTTGGCTCGATTGGCAAGATCAATGTCCCTACTGCGGCGAAACCATTACCTTGTATATCGACCCTGATAATAACGATAGTCGTTATATTGAAGATTGCTCTGTGTGTTGTCATCCCATTAATGTCACCGTGACAGGTGTCTATAACGAAAGTGGTTATTGTATTGAAAGCATCCTGCTTGGCGCAGAAAACGAATAAAGTTGGATCAAGGTATGCTAACCCACTAAAACACGCTATGCTGCGCCGCCATGCCAGACTCTGATAATTCCCCTGATTTCCTGTTTGTTGACAATACCGCTGCGCTGAACGATTTGTGTCAGCAGTTGCGTAACGATAGCTGGCTTGCTGTTGATACCGAGTTTGTTCGTGATAGCACGTATTATCCCGAGTTTTGCCTGTTACAGATTGGCAACCAAACACTAAGCGCCTGTATCGATGTGCTGGCAATTGATGATCTTGCGCCAGTGCTTGAATTATTATTCAACCCTGATTGTGTCAAAGTGTTCCATGCAGCGACACAGGATTTAGAGATTTTTTATCATCTCTGCCAACGTATTCCCCAGCCTGTTTTCGATACACAACTTGCTGCGCCATTATTGGGCTTTGCCGAGCAAGTAGGTTACGCCACATTGGTTAACCAAACCCTTGGTGTGCAATTAGCTAAAGGGCAACAGCGTACTGATTGGTCCAAGCGCCCCTTGAGCTATGCACAGCTTGACTACGCCGCAGGTGATGTGCGCTACCTTGCGCAGCTTTATCCTAAAATGCGCGATGGTTTAACAGAGCGTGGCCGAATCGATTGGTTAAGCGCTGATTTTGAGCAATTGGTCAGCATGGAAAAATACGCTATACCTATTGAAGATTCATGGCGCCGCATTAAAGCGACTAAAAAACTCAAAGGCACTCGCTTGCGTGCAGCACAACGCTTGGCCGCATGGCGTGAGCAAACAGCACGCAGTGCAAACAAGCCACGTAACTGGATTGTGCGTGATGAAGCATTAATCGACATTGCAACAGTGTTACCGACTGACCGAGACAGTTTGTCGCGTGTGCGTAGTTTAAAGGGACGCAGTGGTGAACGTTATTACGATGCATTGTTAAAAGAAGTGCAGGTCGCCAAGTCTGATCCAATGCCAGCTTCGGTGAATGATAAGCAAATGAATGCAGCGCCTGTCGATGCTGCTCTGGTTGATTTATTAATGGCCTTGGTACAACTACGCGCAGAAGAGCATGAGATAAATGCCAACCTATTGGCTTCACGTAAATCTTTAGAGCAGGCCTTGCGTGGCGACCAAGACAGTTTGGTTTTAAATGGTTGGCGGGCACAATTGATTGGTGATGACATTCAGCGCATGATCAAAGGCGAGCTTGCCTTGTCCATTCAAAATAAGCGCCTGGCTATTAATAGTATTTAATTGTACTGCTTGTTTTATTTCTTATGCTATTGAATTTACATAACGCCGTATTAGACCTTGGT contains:
- a CDS encoding VacJ family lipoprotein, giving the protein MMRPENKRTVKMTLASTSFFRFIYTALVLLSFVLPFSLYADELPEFDDAEFADDDFSDEAVLAEEAEFDIEELIVWDPLEPVNRGIFWFNDKAYRYVIKPVARGLRVVPKPVRKSGSNFFSNLLTPMRVINALLQLKLKQAGTELARFGVNTTIGIVGLFDPADKHFNIKKHSEDFGQTLGTYGLGHGLYIVIPLLGPSSARDGIGLLGDAAVDPVYRIFNNQDALAVKVFDSVNNLSLDNDTYETLTDDSIDPYATIRDAYLQSRKNSVAE
- the rnd gene encoding ribonuclease D, translating into MPDSDNSPDFLFVDNTAALNDLCQQLRNDSWLAVDTEFVRDSTYYPEFCLLQIGNQTLSACIDVLAIDDLAPVLELLFNPDCVKVFHAATQDLEIFYHLCQRIPQPVFDTQLAAPLLGFAEQVGYATLVNQTLGVQLAKGQQRTDWSKRPLSYAQLDYAAGDVRYLAQLYPKMRDGLTERGRIDWLSADFEQLVSMEKYAIPIEDSWRRIKATKKLKGTRLRAAQRLAAWREQTARSANKPRNWIVRDEALIDIATVLPTDRDSLSRVRSLKGRSGERYYDALLKEVQVAKSDPMPASVNDKQMNAAPVDAALVDLLMALVQLRAEEHEINANLLASRKSLEQALRGDQDSLVLNGWRAQLIGDDIQRMIKGELALSIQNKRLAINSI
- a CDS encoding CPXCG motif-containing cysteine-rich protein, with translation MTGWLDWQDQCPYCGETITLYIDPDNNDSRYIEDCSVCCHPINVTVTGVYNESGYCIESILLGAENE